Sequence from the Exiguobacterium aurantiacum genome:
TCGCGCAATATTGTTTGAATCCTTCCGGCAATTTCGTTGACCAAAGCACCGTCAAGTTCGGTTCCGGTGCCGGACCGAGGTTCGAGAGCGAGTGCAAGAAGCGGAACGAGCTCTTCGTCACGTTCGAACGACCGTCCTCACTCATCCCACCGATTGATTCGGTTACCCACGTTGGGTCACCCGAGAACAATTCGTTATAGTCAGGTGTGCGCAAGAATTTAACGATACGAAGCTTCATGATGAAGTGATCGACGATTTCTTGAACGTCCGACTCGGTCAGACGACCTGCTTCGATGTCACGCTCTGCGTAAACGTCGAGGAACGTCGAGACGCGTCCGAGTGACATGGCGGCACCGTTCTGTTCTTTGACGGCTGCGAGATAAGCAAGGTACACCCATTGGTATGCCTCTTGTGTATTTTCCGCCGGACGGCCGAGATCAAACCCGTACGCCGCACCGAGCTGTTTCAACTCTTGAAGGGCCCGGAGCTGCTCAGACATTTCTTCGCGCGTTCGAATATCTGACTCTGACAAGAAACCGCCACGGTTTGCCAAATCTTTTTTACGTTCTGCAATCAAGAAGTCTAACCCGTACAAGGCAACACGGCGGTAGTCGCCGATGATCCGACCGCGGCCGTAAGCGTCAGGAAGGCCTGTGATGATCCCTGACTTCCGCGCCGCTCGCATCTCTGGTGTGTACGCATCGAAAACACCTTGGTTATGCGTTTTGCGAATTTCCGAATAAATCTTTGTGATTTCAGGATTTGGCTCGAAACCATATGACTCAAGGGCGGCATCGACCATCCGGATTCCACCGTTTGGATGAATCGAGCGTTTGAACGGCTCGTCCGTTTGAACGCCGACCACTTTCTCGAGTTCTTTGTTTAAGTATCCCGGTCCGTGCGAGACGATTGTCGACGGATTGTTTTGATCGACCGCCCAAACACCGCCGCGTTCCCGCTCTTCTTTCGTCAATTCCATCACTTGTGCCCAAAGACGGTTCGTCGCTTCGGTCGGTCCGATGAGGAAACGATCGTCTCCTGTGTACTCGTGTCGGTTCAAACGGATAAACTCACCGACGTTCACTTCGTTCGTCCACTGCCCAGGTACAAATCCTGACCAGGCTGATTTAATTTCGGTTGCCATTGTGGGTCACTCCTCATAGTTGAGATAACTGCGTGCTTTCTATAAGTTGAGTGTACGTGAAAACGTGAACATTATGTTTTACATTCTTGTGAAAGTTGTAACAATCTCATGAACGTTGGCGTGATGCCGTTTTTGTAAGCGCTTTAAATTCTGTTACAATGTAAATGCTATCAACTATGAAACAGATAAGTCAAGTTATGACAGGATTCACATTGATTCTGTATCACTCTAATTCGGATGTGACGATTTATACAGTTTTTAATGTGATGTATATCACGACCTAGGGATAGAACTTGAATTTTTGCCTTACATCGGACACAATGAAGGCAGAACATTGTAGAAGAGGAAGGGGTTCTTCCCATGACGTACGAATTATTGACAGCCGCTCACGACTTGAAGACCGGTGACCGTATCTCTCTTAAAGTAGAAGAGAACGGGGAACAACGTGACGGATTTATCACTGAGTTTGAAGATGCAGGTTTTTGGATTCGGTTTGACGACGACATCGAAAACGAGGATTTCATCGACTACCGCGATAACTTGCTCGCGGCGCTTATCTCGCGCCCGATTGACGTGGCAGCGACATATCCAGAGCTCGCCTCATACGAACGGTTGACGAAAGAATTGCAGTATCGTGTCTATCAAGGCTTCACCGTCGAAGGCGTCGAGGCGTCGGCTGACCAGATCGATGTGCACATCAAACTCATCGAAGACGGACAGACGTTCACACAGACACTCCGCTCTTCATTCGACCAAGACACTGAACATGTTCGCTATATCTAAGACAGGGAGCGCTAATGCTTCCTTTGTTTTTGCCCCACGATAAGGAGAATTGATATGAACTTTACAAAACCATTTATTAACGAAGCCTGGGATCGCCTTGGCTTTACTGAACCGATGCCGGTCCAAGCCGAAGCGTTCCCGCTTCTTCTTGACGGAAAAGACGTCACGATCGAAGCGCCGACAGGTACCGGGAAGACGCTTGCTTACTTATTACCCGCCATCGAAAAAATCGACGCTTCAAACGACCGCATCCAAGTCGTCATCGTCGCACCGACTCGTGAACTCGTCATGCAGATTCAAACGGTCGCGCAACGCTTCACCGAGAAAGGTGACGTCCGCATCGCCTCGTTCATCGGTGGCGTCGAACTGAAGCGCCAAATCGATCGCCTCAAGAAAAAACCGCATTTGATTGTCGGGACACCGGGCCGACTCGTCGAACTCATTGAGAAGAAAAAGTTGAAACTTCACGAGACGCATACAATCGTCCTCGACGAAGCCGACCAAATCATCGACAGCGGTTTGACAGAATCTGCTGAACGGATCATCAAGCACACGGCGCATGAACATCAAATCGCACTCGTCTCGGCGACACTCACAGACACGCTTCAAGCGTGGGCTGCCCCGTTCTTAAAGGAGCCGGCACATGTGAAAATCGAGCGGGCGGTGAGCGCACAAGTCACCTACGGCTACATGTTGACGACACGCCGCTACAAACCCGAGTTGCTCCGCCGTCTGTCGCATGTCGACAACGTCAAAGCACTCGCTTTTATCAACAACCGTTCGTTCTTGCCACCGTTGAAAGGTGAGCTCGACAAGATGAAAGTGAACTATCGCATGCTCGACAGCTTGAAAGGAAAGCGCGAACGTGTCGAAACGCTTCGTGAGTTCCGTAAAGGCGACTATCCGCTCCTTATCACGACAGGTCTCGCAGCCCGTGGCCTCGATATCGAAGAAGTGACACACGTCGTCCACTTTGACTTGCCAGAATCGATCGATGACTTCATTCACCGCTCGGGCCGGACGGCACGCGGCAATGCGGCTGGGACTGTCCTCTCGCTCGTGACGGATGAAGATTTGACGCATTTGAAATCGTTCGCCCGTCAACTCGGCGTCGAATTGAAAGAGCTCGAAATTTACCGTGGCGACGTCATCGAGAAGCGAATCGAAGATAAACCCCCGGTCGTCAAACGTCCCGCGAACAAGCGAGGACCGCGCCGATGAAAAAAGACCGGAAAGTGATTCCATTCCCGTTGCTCGTGGAAGAGTCCGAATTGCTGGCCGAGCTGAAAAAGTTATATGAGCAAGCCGCGCTCGCGCGCAGCACGCAATGGACGAACTATATACAAGAAATCGCCTCGGAAGGCACGTGGCATTTGAAAGACGCGGAGCTATTCCGTGATTTGTTCATCGACTGGGCTGTCTTTTTCGAGACGGACGAGGACGGGATGACACCGCACGGCCGCTACTTGGCGGAGCATAAGGCGGACATGTCCCCCGCCCTCTATCACGCGCTCCGGGGCTTGGCGGTCCCGCGCTGTTCAGTCTTCGAAGTGACCGAAGACGGTTTACGCGATTGGGAGACGAAAGAGATCTACAAAGTGATGCTTCCAGAGGCTCGTGAACCGGGCGATGTAATGCTCGGCAAACTGCTCGATATCCGCGGCAACTGGCGGTTCGGGTCGGCATTCCTCGCCCTCCCGGCGAAGATGGCCGGCAACGTCTCGGACCTGTATATCGACTTCACTGATGAAGTCGGTCCAGGTGCGTTCCTCGACCAGTTCCCCGAGTTTTGTGCGGAACTGATCGACATGTTGCTCGATTTAGAAGAAGGGGTCATCGTCCCGAAACCATCAAAATAACCGAGAGGCGGCCGCCTCTCGGTTTTTTCTATCAGTAGACATAATACTCGACGGTTTGATTGGCCGCTTGATCGCTGTCTCCTTCTGCTTTTATGGAAGCACGCGACACCATGTCTCCCTCATCATATACTTCTAGCATAGCCCCTTCTGTCGTTGGAAGCACATGATAGATTAGCTGATCGACATAAGTGACTGACCCGACCGTACCTTGAATGGCTTGGCGAGTCGTCTGCTCCAACGAGTTTAAATCAATAATCAATTCCGTTCCGTCAGATTGAATCGTACGATACTCATGACCTTTGAATAGCGTACCTTTCAATTCTTCCGATTGGTTCACTTTCACTACTTTGTTTTCTATAGCGTCATAGACAAATAGTCCTGGTAGATCCATTTCTGACATATATTCTTCACCTGTGTCGTCTTGTAACGTCTCAAGCGCCGTCGCGCGAATCGGAATATAGCGGTTGTCCGTCGCCACTTGACCTTGATACGCAGACGGATACCATGACCATTCCGCCCCAACGACACCTCCGACCAACGTCTTGGATCGATCAATCTTTTGCGTGACGAACGTCTTCGTCGATTCATCGAACGTTGCCACGTGATGGTTCGTCGTTTCATAGTTTTGATCGTATATAAGGTGGACTTTATCGTCGTAAACGTAAAATCCCTTCCAACCACTTTCTAATATCTCTCGTGCCTGTCCAAACTCGGTAACGTCTACTTCCTTACCGTCTTTTGATTTGAGCACCACTAACGTATCACGGTCTTTTTGGCCGATCGCCACTTCCCCATCGGTCGTCCAAATGCGTTGCGCATAATCCAACTGTTTCAGCGCTCGTTTGAACGCTCGAGAGTCTTCCCCGAAATTCGCTCGAAAATCGAGGAGCTGCTCGAAGTAACTTCCCTTATGCGAGGAGGTGCTCCCATTCAATGTCACATTGATCTGCGTATAAGGCTGATCTATCGAACCTTTAGCGACTTGAACGATTCGATCTTCCCACAACTTTTTATTGGATTCGACTTGAAGTGACCAATCCGTCCCACTTTCCGTCCCGCTGACGGCATATGTGGCGAGCCCTACCATGATCATCACACCTAAGGCGACCACGTTCACCATTCGTTTCATGCGATTCACCTCACACACTCATTTTTTTTGAAAGGAAACGACGGCTTAGCAACGTCAGCCCGAAGACCAACCCGATCAATCCTAAACCGAACAGTCCAATCAGTTCATCCATAAACAAATAGCGTTCAAAATAAATAATTAGAAGCGTCGGCAACGCAATCAAACCACTCACTACACAAATAGCCAAGACCGGTGACCAAAGCGTCCGTTGCCATAGCCCCCGCTCCACTAAAACGAACGTGAAGAGTGCGAGCACGACAAATGCGATCAGCACTTGATGCACGAGGAAGTTAAATCCACTCTCTGGATACATCATGGCAAGATAATCGAACTGTATCGCCCTCTCAAACGATCCTTGAAGCGGAATCATTTTGGCGTTCAGCCAAGCAGTGAACAGTTGATATTGCAAAAGCAACGCCATCCATTGAATCGCGAACAAGCCCAAAATGAGCATCATGACTGTCACAAATTTCGCAATGAACAGTTTCATTCTCCCTGTCGGTATCGTCAGCAACCGCATCATAAATGTGCCGCGTCCTTGAAACTCGCGATACCAAATCCAGACGCTGAAAAAAATCATCGCGACGATTGCGACACCAACTGATAGAGTAAACACAGTGCTCCCGATGTAATTCGCGAACGAGACCGTATAACCCGTCATGCCCTCTAGTCTCATTTCTTCATATGTAGCAGTCTGCCTCCATAAGAAAGCACCTAGCCAGCTGAATTGCAGCGCCAACAGCACGCCGACTAAGATCAAGTACGATTTCTTTACGCGATCAAGCTCCCAACTGATCAGTTTCAACACGCTCATGCCCCGTACTCCTCTCTCATGACATCGACGATCGACTTGCCGTGAATGAAACGGACGTCCTCGACGTCGAACTCACGGACGATCCGTCCTCGGTTCAACATGACGGCCTTATCGACCAAATATTCAATGTCTTCAATCTCGTGCGTCGTAATCAACACGCCCCGATCTTCCATCACATCACTCGAGAACAACTCGACGATCTGTTCTTTTGAAAACACATCGATGCCTGAGAATGGTTCGTCGAGCAATAAATAGTCCGGGTCTTGGGCGATGCCGAGCGCCAAGTTCACTTTCGCGAGCGTCCCTTTCGACAGCTCGTTCAACTTGTCTTCCGGAAACAGCTTGAACTCGTCGACAAGACGGGCGAACAATTTCGGGTCGAACTTCGGATAAAAGTCGCGCATGAACGCCTCACACTGCTCAATCGTGAAATGAATGGGGAATGTCGAGTGGTCTGGTACGAATGCGACGCGGTTCAAGTCAATCGGTTTGCCGTCGACGAGCACCGTCCCTTGATCGAACGGTGTCAGTCCCATGATACCTTTTAAAATCGTCGATTTCCCGGTACCGTTTAACCCAATCAGACACGTGATTTCCCCTTTTTGGGCCGTGAACGACACGTCCTCGATGACTTGTTTTTTGCGGTAACGTTTCTTAACTCCCAGTACTTCGATCATTGAAATTCCCCTCCCCGTATTGCTGTTTGATTTTATCGACGAGTTCATCCATCGTGACGTCGAGTTCTTGAATCGATTCGACAAAAACGGCGATTGCCTCATCGACGAGCTCGGTGCGGATCCGTTTCAATACATGTTCATCGGTCGTCACGCGGCTCGGACGGTTCCGTTCGGTCGTAATCAATTGTTGTTCCTCCATTTCCTTGAACGCCTTTTGGACGGTGTTCGGATTGATTTTCAGTTCGGTCGCGAGCTCTCGCCGCGACGGCATCTCTTCGCCTGCCTGCAGTTCGCCAAGCGCCATCTTCTTTTTGAAGTAATCGACGACTTGCATATAAACCGGGGCTCTCGTGTTGAATTGTATGATCATGTTGTCACCTCTCTAAGTGTATGATGCGACTAATACACTACCTGTCTGTATTATCACCATAGTACACTTACGGAGTCAACAGTTTTTTCCAAAATAAAAACGCATCCGCTGCTCATGCGGATGCGTCAACTAGATCGAATGATGTGATCGGCTTTGGCTTTCGGATTGACCGTCTTGAGGTAATGCGTTTCTCCCGGCCAGTACCGGCGCTCATACTTGTCGAGCCGCTCCGACAAGTCGCCGATATACGTATCACGATTCAGGACACGTTCATACCGGACCTCTTGCGGACAGTCGAGATAGACGACGTAATCGAAGTAAGCGCGCCACTCGTCACGCAATAAGAAAATGCCTTCAATCAAGACAATTGCGGTCGGTGCGATTTCCACCGTTCGATTGATGACCTCATCCCGGTCGCGGTCATAATATGGCAACGTCAGCGTCGCCTGCCCTTCTTGAAGCGGTTTGAACAACGTCTCCACGAGCAAGTCGACGTCCCACTGCAACGTATAGTATTCGATCGCCTCCGGCTCACCGGTGTCGTAGCGCCGGGACCGTTCGACGATAAAGTCGTCAATGTGGAAAATCATTTCGTTCGGCACGATGCCCCGTAGTTGATTGACAAGTGTCGTCTTTCCGGCACCGCTCAATCCGTCGATGGCGACGATGATCGGACGCTCTTGCTCATGACTGGCGTACGCTGTTTCAATGACTTGCCTCACCGTATCCATTCCGTCCCTCCTTCACAAATAGAAAAAGTCAGCCCTAAATTACAGGGCTGACTTCAGTTTACCAGAGCACCCAACCTTTCGCTCCCGGTGGCGCACTCTCAATCAAGTGCCAAATCGGGACCGTGTAGGCGAACGCAATCAACACGAACGTGACAGTAATCCATAGCTTCCAATTCTCGAAGAAACGTGGCGTCTCCATCGCCGCCTCTTCCGTCTCAGCGAGCGGAAACTCCTCTTCTCCTTTCGGAGCGAGGAATGACAAGTTGAACATCGAATAGACGAAAATGAGGACCGAGATCAACAGGATCGTCCCACCGATCGCCATAGCGATGTGGTATGGAATCCATTCGCGCGTGAGTGCGTCGGAGAAGTATGTCGCTGGACCAGTCCGGCGCGGGTTACCTTGAAGGCCCGAGATATGCATCGCGTAAGACATGATCGACATCCCGAACGCCCACGTCCCAGTTTGAATCAATCCGATGCGGTTCATCGATTTCGTGAGTGTACGACCTCGAAGGACCGGTACGAGCCAATACGCCGTTCCGAAGAACGTCAACGCGACGGCCGTCCCGACCGTGATATGGAAGTGACCCGTGACCCATAGTGTATTGTGGACCATCGCGTTCAATTGGTGCGACGCGTTGATGATCCCGCCGGCCCCGGCTGGAATGAAGAATAACATCCCGACGAATGGCGCGAGGAAACGAACATCCCCATACGGCATTTTCTTGACCCAACCAAATAGACCGCGGGCACCGAGTGCGCGACCGCGCAACTCGAACGTCGCAAACAGCGAGAACGCCGTCATGAACGATGGGATGACGACGAGGAACGTCAAGATTACTTGGACGAACTTCCAGAACGGGTCAATCCCTGGCTCTGTCAACTGGTGGTGGAAACCGACCGGGAACGAGAACAAGAGGAATAAGAGAAATGCCATCCGCGCGAGCGCATCCGAGAAAATCTTTCCGCCGATTACTTTCGGCACGACCGTATACCAGACGATATAGGCCGGCATGAGCCAGAAATAGACGAGCGGGTGACCGAAGTACCAGAATAGCGTCCGTGACAACTCGATCCCGACCGTATCTTTCCATCCGAGCGAGAGCGGGAGCAGTTGGAACAAAATCGTCCCAGCGACACCGAGCGTGGCGATAACCCATAAGAGCATCGTCATGACACTCATATACGCCGGCAGCGGCGGGTGAACTCCTGGGTTCTCCCGTTTATAGTCTGCATACATGCGGAACATGGCGAACGCAGACAACCATGTGCCGACGACGAACAAGACGAGACCGATATAGAACACCGGGTCGGCCATGAGCGGCGCATAGAACGTATACAACACAGTCGCTTTATTGGCGAGCACCATGATTGTGACGAGCACGGCTCCGGCGATGATCATCCAAAATCCGAGCCAGGCAACCCGGGTCGGGAACGACTCAAAACGTCCGAACGACTTGGCGAGGAGCGCGTAAAGCAAACCGATAATAAACATCGTCGTGAAGACGAGACCAAGCATGATGCCGTGCGCGGTCAAAAGTTGATAATAGCCGAACACTTCCGGGATGACACCCGTCCGGATAAGCGTCTGCATGAGTCCAGCCAAACCGCCAATCAAAACGGCAAGGACCGAGATGACGACATGGGCATAGGCGAGGCGCGCTTCTTTGGCACCGATACTCGGCACCGGAACGCCGCGTTCCATCTCCCACTGTCTTAATTTTGAGGCTACGTCATTCATTTAGTCCACCACCTTAATTTTTGTCGCCATCATATGATGGCCGGTTCCACAATATTCGTTACACAGAATCAAGAACTCGCCTGCCTCGTCAAACGTATATGTGAGCGAGTTGATGTGGCCTGGTACGACCATCATGTTGACCGGAGTCCCTGTCAATTGGAACCCGTGGACGACGTCCGGTGAGGTGACGAGAAACGTGACTTTCGCACCTTTTGGAATTTCCACATTGCCCGGAGTGAATGTGAACGCTTGGGCGACCATGACGAGCTCATACTCGTTGTCGCCAATCTTATGGAGTCCCGGTTTGTCGAACGGTGCGGTTTGATGCACTTTTGCCGGGTCGATCAAATCCGCGTCCGAAGCCGGCTGATTGCCTGCCGCAAACGCAGAGATGCCAAGCACTGTCAAAAAGACGCCTAATAGAATGATGCCGAATACTAACCAATACTTCTCAAGTTTATGAATATGCATCGTGTTTCCCTCCTCTTGCTCGTTATCGTGTCACAAATAAGTAAAAGACCGACGACCACATGGCAATGATGACGCCCGCGACAATCATGACCGATGTGAACGTGCCTTTTAAGTTCGGTTCTTGTCCACCGTTTTTATCCACGTGAAGGACCCCTTTCCCTATGATTTCCACTTTCATTGTATGAAAAGGGACCTGGATTAATATGTGACATTTATCACTTCAAAAGTGACAATCACATCAAATTTGCGTAGTTTTCACACATAAAGTTCACATTTTAAAAAAAGGCATAAGAAAAGGCGATTGTTCCGATATCAGTCGGAGCAATCACCTATTTCTTTTTTTCATGATGTGGCAGAACAAAATGTTCCAATTCTTCCGAACAGGATGGGGAAACCGCAAATCAAAGTCGGCAAATACCGGCGGGACAGCCTTCGCAATAACATAGCTCTTTGAGAAAATCGATGTCATGCAACACCATCGACGTCGGGGTCGTCGTTAATACGCCTTCTTTACGCCACTGGTTCATCATTCGATTGACCGTCTCGCGAGGTGCACCGATCAATTGACCGAGTTCGCCGTCAGATGGATGTTTCGGGACAACGATCCCCTCTGAATCCTCCACGCCATGCATCGCCGCCATGCGAAGCAACGTCGAGGCGAGCGCCCCTGGCTTCCCGTAGAGCAACAAGTCACGCAACTTCATCTCGGACTGTTTGCGCATCATCGACGTCCAACGCAACACCTCCGTGGCCAGTTGCGCATCTTGACGGACAAGCTCATCCATCTCTTGTTTCGAAATCCAGCCGATGACACTGTCCTCGGTCGTC
This genomic interval carries:
- a CDS encoding Crp/Fnr family transcriptional regulator, which gives rise to MTIKCGTTQPNSFVFSEETKQLLFEMMTFQDYSKSSIVCWEGEKCSKFFYLKSGTVKFTKLTKKGSSLIMFIYGADDFFGEFDIDEVFPSSYSIETTEDSVIGWISKQEMDELVRQDAQLATEVLRWTSMMRKQSEMKLRDLLLYGKPGALASTLLRMAAMHGVEDSEGIVVPKHPSDGELGQLIGAPRETVNRMMNQWRKEGVLTTTPTSMVLHDIDFLKELCYCEGCPAGICRL
- a CDS encoding DEAD/DEAH box helicase; the protein is MNFTKPFINEAWDRLGFTEPMPVQAEAFPLLLDGKDVTIEAPTGTGKTLAYLLPAIEKIDASNDRIQVVIVAPTRELVMQIQTVAQRFTEKGDVRIASFIGGVELKRQIDRLKKKPHLIVGTPGRLVELIEKKKLKLHETHTIVLDEADQIIDSGLTESAERIIKHTAHEHQIALVSATLTDTLQAWAAPFLKEPAHVKIERAVSAQVTYGYMLTTRRYKPELLRRLSHVDNVKALAFINNRSFLPPLKGELDKMKVNYRMLDSLKGKRERVETLREFRKGDYPLLITTGLAARGLDIEEVTHVVHFDLPESIDDFIHRSGRTARGNAAGTVLSLVTDEDLTHLKSFARQLGVELKELEIYRGDVIEKRIEDKPPVVKRPANKRGPRR
- a CDS encoding ABC transporter permease, whose translation is MSVLKLISWELDRVKKSYLILVGVLLALQFSWLGAFLWRQTATYEEMRLEGMTGYTVSFANYIGSTVFTLSVGVAIVAMIFFSVWIWYREFQGRGTFMMRLLTIPTGRMKLFIAKFVTVMMLILGLFAIQWMALLLQYQLFTAWLNAKMIPLQGSFERAIQFDYLAMMYPESGFNFLVHQVLIAFVVLALFTFVLVERGLWQRTLWSPVLAICVVSGLIALPTLLIIYFERYLFMDELIGLFGLGLIGLVFGLTLLSRRFLSKKMSV
- a CDS encoding cytochrome c oxidase subunit 2A, translating into MDKNGGQEPNLKGTFTSVMIVAGVIIAMWSSVFYLFVTR
- a CDS encoding GntR family transcriptional regulator, whose protein sequence is MIIQFNTRAPVYMQVVDYFKKKMALGELQAGEEMPSRRELATELKINPNTVQKAFKEMEEQQLITTERNRPSRVTTDEHVLKRIRTELVDEAIAVFVESIQELDVTMDELVDKIKQQYGEGNFNDRSTGS
- a CDS encoding kinase: MDTVRQVIETAYASHEQERPIIVAIDGLSGAGKTTLVNQLRGIVPNEMIFHIDDFIVERSRRYDTGEPEAIEYYTLQWDVDLLVETLFKPLQEGQATLTLPYYDRDRDEVINRTVEIAPTAIVLIEGIFLLRDEWRAYFDYVVYLDCPQEVRYERVLNRDTYIGDLSERLDKYERRYWPGETHYLKTVNPKAKADHIIRSS
- a CDS encoding cytochrome c oxidase subunit II encodes the protein MHIHKLEKYWLVFGIILLGVFLTVLGISAFAAGNQPASDADLIDPAKVHQTAPFDKPGLHKIGDNEYELVMVAQAFTFTPGNVEIPKGAKVTFLVTSPDVVHGFQLTGTPVNMMVVPGHINSLTYTFDEAGEFLILCNEYCGTGHHMMATKIKVVD
- the pflB gene encoding formate C-acetyltransferase; the protein is MATEIKSAWSGFVPGQWTNEVNVGEFIRLNRHEYTGDDRFLIGPTEATNRLWAQVMELTKEERERGGVWAVDQNNPSTIVSHGPGYLNKELEKVVGVQTDEPFKRSIHPNGGIRMVDAALESYGFEPNPEITKIYSEIRKTHNQGVFDAYTPEMRAARKSGIITGLPDAYGRGRIIGDYRRVALYGLDFLIAERKKDLANRGGFLSESDIRTREEMSEQLRALQELKQLGAAYGFDLGRPAENTQEAYQWVYLAYLAAVKEQNGAAMSLGRVSTFLDVYAERDIEAGRLTESDVQEIVDHFIMKLRIVKFLRTPDYNELFSGDPTWVTESIGGMSEDGRSNVTKSSFRFLHSLSNLGPAPEPNLTVLWSTKLPEGFKQYCAKMSIETSAIQYENDDLMLPTFGDDYGIACCVSPMKIGKQMQFFGARANMAKALLYSMNGGRDEKSGDQIAPAWEMNTEDVLTYDKVYADFDRTLDWLAELYVNTLNVIHFMHDKYAYERIEMALHDPEILRTMACGIAGLSVTADSLSAIKYATVKPVRNEQGIAVDFETEGDFPKFGNNDDRVDAIAVELTRSFMEKVRKHKTYRDALHTQSVLTITSNVVYGKKTGNTPDGRRAGEPFAPGANPMHGRDTKGAAASLSSVAKLPFEHAQDGISYTFSIVPKALGKEDVARELNLAALLDGYMGGEHKGHHLNVNVFNRETLLDAMEHPEEYPQLTIRVSGYAVNFIKLTREQQIDVINRTFHGSL
- a CDS encoding b(o/a)3-type cytochrome-c oxidase subunit 1: MERGVPVPSIGAKEARLAYAHVVISVLAVLIGGLAGLMQTLIRTGVIPEVFGYYQLLTAHGIMLGLVFTTMFIIGLLYALLAKSFGRFESFPTRVAWLGFWMIIAGAVLVTIMVLANKATVLYTFYAPLMADPVFYIGLVLFVVGTWLSAFAMFRMYADYKRENPGVHPPLPAYMSVMTMLLWVIATLGVAGTILFQLLPLSLGWKDTVGIELSRTLFWYFGHPLVYFWLMPAYIVWYTVVPKVIGGKIFSDALARMAFLLFLLFSFPVGFHHQLTEPGIDPFWKFVQVILTFLVVIPSFMTAFSLFATFELRGRALGARGLFGWVKKMPYGDVRFLAPFVGMLFFIPAGAGGIINASHQLNAMVHNTLWVTGHFHITVGTAVALTFFGTAYWLVPVLRGRTLTKSMNRIGLIQTGTWAFGMSIMSYAMHISGLQGNPRRTGPATYFSDALTREWIPYHIAMAIGGTILLISVLIFVYSMFNLSFLAPKGEEEFPLAETEEAAMETPRFFENWKLWITVTFVLIAFAYTVPIWHLIESAPPGAKGWVLW
- a CDS encoding ABC transporter ATP-binding protein, translated to MIEVLGVKKRYRKKQVIEDVSFTAQKGEITCLIGLNGTGKSTILKGIMGLTPFDQGTVLVDGKPIDLNRVAFVPDHSTFPIHFTIEQCEAFMRDFYPKFDPKLFARLVDEFKLFPEDKLNELSKGTLAKVNLALGIAQDPDYLLLDEPFSGIDVFSKEQIVELFSSDVMEDRGVLITTHEIEDIEYLVDKAVMLNRGRIVREFDVEDVRFIHGKSIVDVMREEYGA